In Desulforegulaceae bacterium, the genomic stretch AAATTAAAGCAATCCCTACACTTATTTTCTTTAAAGACGGTGAAATTCACAGCAAGCAAACAGGGCTTGCATCAAAAGAACAGCTTGAAGAAAAAATTAAATCTTTAATTTAGGAACCTCAAAATGAAAAAAAATGATTACGATCTTGTAATCATTGGCGGAGGCCCTGCCGGACTTACAGCCGGTATTTATGCTAAAAGAGCCGGCTTATCGGCTCTTTTAATTGAAAAGCATACTCCTGGCGGCCAGATAATGATTACAGACTGGATTGAAAACTATCCAGGTTTTCCTGATGGTCTTGCAGGTTATGATCTAACAATGAAAATGGAACAACAGGCAAAAAACTTTGATCTTGAAATTATCCAAGAAGATGTAAAAAGTTTTGAAACTGAAGGTAAAATAAAAAAAATTACCCTTTCAAAGTCATCTGTTAATGCAAAAGCAATTATAATTGCTTCAGGATGCTCTCCAAGAGAACTTGGAATCCCCGGGGAAAAGACAATGTATGGCAAAGGTGTCTCAACCTGTGCAACCTGTGATGGAATGTTTTTCAGAGACAAAGAAGTTGTTGCCATAGGCGGAGGAGATTCTGCAGTCCAAGAAACTCTTTTTCTTACAAAATTTGTAAATAAAGTTTATCTGGTTCACAGAAGAGACAAGCTTAGAGCAACAAAAATACTTCAGGAGCGGCTTTTTGCCAATGACAAAATAGAAATGGTTTGGGATAGTGTTCCTGTTGAAATAAAAGGGACCAAGGAAGTTGAGTCTGTTTTAGTAAAAAACATAAAAACAGAGGAAATAAAAGAAATTAAAGCCCAGGGCTGCTTTATCTGGGTTGGAACCATTCCAAACACTGAATTTATCAACAATGAAATCAAAGTTGATCAAAGCGGCTTTATAATTACTGACCCTAAAATGGAAACATCTGTAAAAGGTATTTTTGCAGCTGGTGATGTAAGAAATACTCCCCTGAGGCAGGTTGCAACAGCTGTGGGTGATGCAGCGATCGCAGCTTTTTATGCAGATCAGTATATTGAAGGTCTTAAATAATGAAAAGAATTTTTC encodes the following:
- the trxB gene encoding thioredoxin-disulfide reductase yields the protein MKKNDYDLVIIGGGPAGLTAGIYAKRAGLSALLIEKHTPGGQIMITDWIENYPGFPDGLAGYDLTMKMEQQAKNFDLEIIQEDVKSFETEGKIKKITLSKSSVNAKAIIIASGCSPRELGIPGEKTMYGKGVSTCATCDGMFFRDKEVVAIGGGDSAVQETLFLTKFVNKVYLVHRRDKLRATKILQERLFANDKIEMVWDSVPVEIKGTKEVESVLVKNIKTEEIKEIKAQGCFIWVGTIPNTEFINNEIKVDQSGFIITDPKMETSVKGIFAAGDVRNTPLRQVATAVGDAAIAAFYADQYIEGLK